A window of Macrotis lagotis isolate mMagLag1 chromosome X, bilby.v1.9.chrom.fasta, whole genome shotgun sequence contains these coding sequences:
- the LOC141502518 gene encoding uncharacterized protein LOC141502518, producing the protein MPYSKQRAKPATRIAKRAKDEDFSPSREEKTRPHTRQQGRKTTKKAWLDPGEESLCSEEGERSCRYYQPEKVEKSAVDKKDRSFQTDWKEKSLLLMEREPARAETGERYLKNGRESSSEEGDRYGLAEERERPSHVRGKSLKCEKTCQGKVGGEKPGRGESAFKYVTMEKPGPSGKAVRGGKSKKTTKYPRAEGFLNLERASKACQCEMKERRRSPGGERYFVTNSYTEPCYSEDEPEGVHYDIGRKPVKVCRFTSKTFLLSLFIISLTTIFILLVMYLKFTNLGRKKIVQKVPSTTEEVRALGKLLKKIRQLLPF; encoded by the exons ATGCCCTATAGTAAGCAAAGGGCCAAACCTGCCACTAGAATTGCAAAGCGTGCCAAAGATGAAGATTTTTCACCAAGTCGAGAGGAGAAAACTAGACCTCACACCCGCCAGCAAGGACGGAAAACAACAAAGAAGGCTTGGCTAGATCCTGGTGAGGAATCCCTTTGCtctgaggaaggagaaagaagctGCCGTTACTATCAACCTGAGAAGGTAGAAAAAAGTGCTGTGGATAAAAAAGACCGGTCTTTTCAAACTGACTGGAAGGAAAAGTCCTTACTCCTCATGGAAAGGGAACCGGCTCGAGCTGAGACAGGTGAGAGATACCTTAAAAACGGCAGAGAGTCTTCTTCAGAGGAAGGGGATAGATATGGCCTAGCTGAGGAAAGGGAGAGGCCTAGTCATGTCAGGGGCAAGTCTCTTAAATGTGAGAAGACTTGTCAAGGCAAGGTGGGCGGAGAAAAGCCGGGAAGAGGTGAAAGTGCCTTTAAGTATGTTACCATGGAGAAGCCTGGACCCAGTGGGAAGGCGGTTCGTGGTGGGAAGTCCAAGAAAACCACGAAATATCCCCGTGCTGAGGGATTTTTGAATCTTGAGAGAGCCTCCAAGGCCTGTCAATGTGAAATGAAGGAAAGGCGTAGGTCCCCTGGAGGTGAGCGATATTTTGTCACCAATTCCTACACTGAGCCTTGCTATTCAGAAGATGAACCAGAAGGTGTTCACTATGACATTGGAAGGAAGCCAGTTAAAGTATGCCGTTTTACCTCGAAgacctttctcctttccctgttcatcatttctctgaCCACCATCTTTATTCTACTGGTGATGTATCTAAAATTTACTAACCTTGGCCGAAAGAAAATAGTTCAGAAGGTGCCCTCAACCACCGAAGAAGTCAGAGCCTTAGGAAAACTCCTAAAAAAAATCCGCCAACTTCTTCCT TTCTAA